Proteins from a genomic interval of Vreelandella profundi:
- a CDS encoding amino acid ABC transporter permease, translated as MSVRPNIRPVGHKPPFWRDRAKRALIFQIILVAVVAAFLAYIIHNTQANLNARGITTGFGFLSNTAGFGIVQSLIDYSSQSSYGRTFVVGLINTLLVGGLGVIAASIIGFTVGIARLSPNWLIARLANAYIETFRNIPVLLQIFFWYFAVLRTLPGARDSMAFGEAFFLNVRGLYLPQPLFESGFGLIPATFVVAIIASIALIIWNRRRHEATGKRLPAGLISLVIIFGLPLLVLIATGVPVTWEMPELRGFNFRGGITIIPEFLALWLALSIYTASFIAEIVRSGIQAIPHGQTEAAQALSLPRKLVLRLVVIPQAMRVIIPPLTSQYLNLIKNSSLATAIGYPDLVSVFAGTTLNQTGQAIEVIAMTMAVYLVISLLVSMFMNWFNARVALVER; from the coding sequence ATGTCGGTAAGACCCAACATTCGCCCCGTCGGCCACAAGCCGCCGTTTTGGCGAGATCGCGCTAAGCGCGCGCTTATTTTCCAAATCATTTTGGTCGCCGTTGTCGCGGCTTTTCTGGCCTACATCATCCACAATACCCAAGCCAACTTAAATGCTCGGGGCATTACCACCGGCTTTGGATTTTTGAGTAACACGGCGGGCTTCGGCATTGTTCAAAGCCTGATCGATTACTCCTCGCAAAGCTCCTACGGCCGCACCTTCGTGGTTGGCTTGATCAATACGCTGCTGGTCGGCGGGCTGGGCGTCATCGCCGCGTCCATTATTGGCTTTACCGTCGGCATAGCGCGGTTGTCACCCAACTGGCTAATCGCACGCTTAGCCAACGCCTATATTGAAACTTTTCGAAACATTCCCGTGCTGCTGCAGATCTTTTTCTGGTATTTCGCGGTACTGCGCACGCTGCCCGGCGCCCGGGATAGCATGGCCTTTGGCGAAGCTTTCTTTCTGAATGTTCGCGGGCTTTATCTACCCCAGCCGCTGTTTGAATCCGGTTTTGGGCTGATTCCCGCTACGTTTGTAGTCGCGATCATTGCCAGCATCGCACTGATTATTTGGAACAGGCGCCGTCATGAAGCCACCGGCAAACGCCTGCCCGCCGGTTTGATATCGCTGGTAATCATTTTTGGTCTGCCGCTGCTGGTGCTAATCGCCACCGGCGTGCCGGTCACCTGGGAAATGCCTGAACTGCGCGGCTTTAATTTCCGAGGCGGCATTACCATCATTCCCGAGTTCCTGGCGCTGTGGCTGGCTCTGTCGATCTATACCGCATCGTTTATCGCTGAAATTGTGCGCTCAGGTATCCAGGCTATTCCCCATGGACAGACGGAAGCGGCACAGGCACTGAGCTTGCCGCGCAAACTGGTATTACGTCTGGTGGTCATTCCACAGGCCATGCGCGTCATCATTCCGCCGCTCACTAGCCAATATCTCAACCTGATTAAGAACTCGTCACTGGCCACCGCCATTGGCTACCCCGACCTTGTGTCGGTATTCGCCGGCACTACGCTCAATCAGACCGGTCAGGCAATCGAAGTTATTGCCATGACCATGGCGGTTTATCTTGTCATCAGCTTGCTGGTGTCCATGTTCATGAACTGGTTCAACGCTCGCGTTGCGCTGGTTGAACGCTAG
- a CDS encoding amino acid ABC transporter substrate-binding protein, translating to MLNKKHLVLLASAGSMTLAGIATAQADVLEDTIERGAVQCGVSDGLPGFSAPDGDGNWQGLDVDVCRAVAAAVLGDADAVNYISLNAVERFTALQSGEVDVLSRNTTWTTTRDTTLGLNFAGVNFYDGIGFMVSRDLGLNGAMELDGAAICIQTGTTTELNVADYFRANDMEFDPIVFDTSEQTVGGFQAGRCDVLTSDTSQLAALRIQLDDPEGAVILPEIISKEPLGPVVRQGDDTWFNIVKWSLFAMINAEEYGVTSENAEEMLSSENPDVARLLGQDGNYGEGMGLEADWAYNIISQVGNYAESFERNVGMGSPLEIERGVNALWNAGGFQYAPPIR from the coding sequence ATGTTGAATAAAAAACACCTCGTGCTACTGGCGTCTGCTGGCTCAATGACGTTAGCGGGAATAGCAACGGCTCAAGCAGACGTCTTAGAAGATACCATCGAGCGCGGGGCCGTTCAGTGTGGCGTGAGTGACGGCCTGCCTGGTTTTTCTGCACCGGATGGCGACGGTAACTGGCAAGGCCTGGACGTTGATGTATGCCGTGCAGTCGCCGCCGCCGTTCTCGGCGATGCCGACGCGGTGAACTATATTTCACTCAACGCCGTTGAGCGTTTTACCGCGCTTCAGTCGGGCGAGGTGGATGTTCTTTCGCGCAATACCACCTGGACCACCACTCGGGATACCACCCTGGGCCTAAATTTCGCAGGGGTTAACTTCTACGACGGTATCGGCTTTATGGTTAGCCGCGACCTGGGTCTTAACGGTGCCATGGAACTGGATGGCGCCGCTATCTGTATCCAAACGGGCACCACGACCGAACTCAACGTGGCCGATTACTTCCGCGCCAACGATATGGAATTCGACCCCATCGTTTTCGATACCTCTGAGCAAACCGTTGGCGGCTTCCAGGCCGGGCGCTGCGATGTATTGACCTCCGACACCTCGCAGCTGGCCGCGCTACGTATCCAGCTTGACGACCCCGAAGGCGCGGTCATTCTGCCTGAAATTATTTCTAAAGAGCCGCTTGGCCCCGTCGTGCGTCAAGGCGATGACACGTGGTTTAACATCGTTAAGTGGTCGCTGTTCGCGATGATTAACGCCGAAGAATACGGCGTGACCAGCGAAAATGCTGAAGAAATGCTCAGCTCTGAAAATCCCGACGTGGCTCGCCTGCTAGGCCAGGACGGTAACTATGGCGAAGGCATGGGCTTAGAGGCTGACTGGGCTTACAACATTATCAGCCAGGTCGGTAACTACGCTGAAAGCTTTGAACGCAACGTCGGCATGGGCTCTCCGCTTGAAATTGAGCGCGGCGTGAACGCTCTTTGGAACGCCGGTGGCTTCCAGTACGCTCCCCCGATTCGCTAA
- a CDS encoding amino acid ABC transporter ATP-binding protein: MTQAATNASDLMVEMRNVNKWYGDFHVLRDIYLEVKRGERIVVCGPSGSGKSTLIRCINHLEEHQKGEIVVGGIPLTQDVKRIEQIRRSVGMVFQHFNLFPHLTVLENCCIAPMWVQKKPRKEAEALAMEYLERVRIAEQATKYPGQLSGGQQQRVAIARSLCMHPDVMLFDEPTSALDPEMIKEVLDVMVELAEEGMTMICVTHEMGFAKKVADRVIFMDQGQIIEENAPEPFFNNPQSERTQLFLSQILGH, from the coding sequence ATGACACAAGCAGCCACCAACGCTTCTGACCTGATGGTCGAGATGCGCAACGTCAACAAGTGGTACGGCGATTTCCACGTACTGCGTGATATCTATCTGGAAGTAAAACGCGGCGAGCGTATCGTGGTATGCGGCCCTTCGGGCTCAGGAAAATCAACGTTAATTCGCTGCATCAACCATCTTGAAGAGCATCAAAAAGGTGAAATCGTGGTGGGCGGCATACCGCTTACCCAGGATGTGAAACGCATCGAGCAGATTCGCCGCAGTGTCGGCATGGTATTCCAGCACTTCAATTTGTTCCCACATCTAACGGTACTGGAAAACTGCTGTATCGCACCGATGTGGGTACAAAAGAAGCCGCGCAAAGAGGCCGAAGCACTGGCGATGGAGTACCTAGAGCGGGTGCGCATTGCCGAGCAGGCCACTAAGTATCCGGGACAGCTTTCAGGCGGCCAGCAGCAGCGTGTGGCGATTGCCCGCTCGCTGTGTATGCATCCCGACGTGATGCTGTTTGACGAGCCTACCTCTGCACTTGACCCTGAGATGATCAAGGAAGTACTCGACGTTATGGTCGAGCTTGCGGAAGAAGGCATGACCATGATCTGTGTTACTCACGAAATGGGCTTCGCCAAAAAAGTGGCTGACCGGGTGATCTTTATGGACCAAGGGCAAATTATAGAAGAGAACGCGCCTGAACCCTTTTTCAACAACCCCCAGTCAGAGCGGACCCAGCTGTTCTTAAGCCAGATTTTGGGCCACTAG
- a CDS encoding amino acid ABC transporter substrate-binding protein, translating into MNNARWLGLGIGVLVPAMAMSSTLETVQEHDSVRCGVNAAQPGFSSLDDDNQYRGLDTDVCRAIAAAVLGDATKVDFVPLNSVERFTALQAGEVDVLSRTTTWTSSRDTTLGMNFTGVSYYDGQAFMVASDLGVQSAKELDGAAVCTQAGTTSELNLSDYFRINGMSYDAIVFDAPEQSIAGFEAGRCDVLSSDASQLYAQRIQLADPNMAMVLPEIISKEPLGPAVRQGDDQWFNIVKWSLFAMLNAEEIGVTQANVDEQLNSENPDVMRLLGQDSDFGEPMGINADWAYQIVKQVGNYADIYDRNVGANSDFHIARGLNALWKDGGIQYAPPIR; encoded by the coding sequence ATGAATAACGCTCGTTGGTTGGGATTAGGAATCGGAGTATTGGTACCTGCGATGGCGATGTCCTCTACGCTGGAAACCGTTCAAGAACACGATAGCGTTCGCTGTGGCGTTAACGCTGCCCAACCGGGCTTTTCGTCCTTGGATGACGACAATCAGTACCGCGGTCTTGATACCGATGTGTGTCGAGCGATTGCCGCGGCAGTGCTAGGTGACGCTACAAAAGTAGACTTTGTGCCACTCAACTCGGTAGAGCGCTTCACCGCACTCCAGGCCGGAGAAGTCGATGTGCTATCTCGCACGACCACTTGGACGTCCAGTCGCGACACTACCCTGGGAATGAACTTTACCGGCGTAAGCTACTACGATGGCCAAGCTTTTATGGTCGCCAGCGATTTAGGTGTGCAAAGCGCCAAAGAGCTCGATGGTGCAGCCGTATGCACTCAGGCCGGCACCACCAGTGAGCTTAACCTCTCTGACTACTTTCGTATTAATGGCATGAGCTATGATGCGATTGTATTCGATGCTCCCGAGCAGTCAATTGCAGGCTTTGAAGCGGGCCGCTGCGACGTTTTAAGCTCTGATGCTTCCCAGCTGTACGCTCAGCGTATACAGCTCGCCGACCCCAATATGGCCATGGTGCTGCCCGAAATTATCTCTAAAGAACCGCTTGGCCCCGCCGTCCGCCAGGGTGATGACCAATGGTTCAATATTGTGAAATGGTCGCTATTTGCAATGCTCAATGCGGAAGAAATCGGTGTCACACAAGCCAACGTCGATGAACAGCTCAACTCCGAGAACCCCGATGTCATGCGACTGCTTGGCCAAGACAGTGATTTTGGCGAACCTATGGGCATCAACGCCGACTGGGCGTATCAAATCGTCAAACAGGTAGGCAACTACGCCGATATTTATGACCGTAATGTCGGCGCTAACTCTGATTTCCACATTGCCCGAGGCTTAAACGCGCTGTGGAAAGACGGCGGCATTCAATACGCTCCCCCTATTCGCTAA
- the phnC gene encoding phosphonate ABC transporter ATP-binding protein: MLEITNLVKRYGHDEAVLKGLDLKVEGNSVVSIVGASGAGKSTMLRCINRLVEPTSGSIKLNGTELVNLKGGDLRRARRKIGMVFQGFNLLDRLTVMENVLAGRLGYVNLYQAISRRYPQEDIERAFVLMERVGIAHYANKRADELSGGERQRVGVVRALMQEPEVLLADEPTASLDPRTSEQIMILLQSLASELSLPVLINIHNVAQAKTYTERIVGLRHGKMIFDGLPADFNKDALDAIYGGIEAPDDAITDTPVEERSHDSA, translated from the coding sequence ATGCTGGAAATTACCAATCTGGTCAAACGTTATGGCCACGATGAAGCCGTACTTAAAGGGCTTGACCTAAAGGTAGAAGGAAACAGCGTTGTTTCTATCGTAGGCGCCTCGGGTGCGGGCAAAAGCACCATGCTGAGATGTATTAATCGTCTGGTCGAGCCGACCTCCGGCTCTATCAAACTCAACGGCACTGAGCTTGTGAATTTGAAAGGCGGCGATTTACGTCGCGCTCGGCGCAAGATTGGCATGGTGTTCCAAGGCTTTAACCTGTTAGATCGCTTAACCGTGATGGAAAACGTGCTGGCCGGCCGGCTAGGCTACGTAAATCTCTACCAGGCGATTTCACGTCGCTACCCGCAAGAAGACATTGAACGCGCGTTTGTGCTGATGGAGCGCGTCGGTATTGCCCATTACGCCAATAAGCGCGCTGATGAGCTTTCTGGTGGCGAGCGCCAGCGTGTCGGCGTGGTACGTGCGCTGATGCAAGAGCCTGAAGTCCTGCTGGCCGATGAGCCCACGGCCTCATTGGATCCGCGCACGTCTGAGCAGATTATGATCTTGCTGCAAAGTCTGGCCAGCGAGCTCTCACTGCCAGTGTTGATTAATATCCACAACGTCGCCCAGGCCAAAACCTATACCGAACGGATTGTCGGCTTACGTCACGGCAAAATGATTTTTGATGGCCTACCCGCGGACTTCAATAAAGACGCCTTAGACGCCATTTACGGGGGCATTGAAGCGCCAGACGATGCCATCACGGATACGCCCGTCGAGGAACGCTCCCATGACTCCGCCTGA
- the speE gene encoding polyamine aminopropyltransferase encodes MSELRDDQWFTEVFDSHGSAFSLKISEKLLDVQSPYQHLEVYATETYGNLMVLDGCVMLTDRDNFLYHEMIAHPALFTHQDPKRVVIIGGGDCGTLKEVLRHPGVEKVTQIDIDEEVTKASERFFPSLVEANSDPRAELLFADGVKWVDDAPDESIDVLIIDSTDPVGPAEGLFKTDFLTRCHRILKSGGVMVQQSESPLYHSGSIIRELRHDMQEAGFDSVATLPFPQPVYPSGWWSVTLAGKSIDVNAFREQAAAEHNLPLEYYSIEAHRGALALPPFMRKAFA; translated from the coding sequence ATGAGCGAATTACGCGACGACCAGTGGTTTACCGAAGTCTTTGATAGCCACGGCAGCGCCTTCTCACTGAAGATTTCTGAAAAGTTGCTGGACGTGCAGAGCCCGTACCAGCACCTGGAAGTCTACGCCACCGAAACCTACGGCAACTTAATGGTGCTGGATGGCTGCGTGATGCTGACCGATCGCGATAATTTTCTTTATCACGAGATGATTGCGCACCCGGCGCTGTTTACCCATCAAGATCCTAAGCGCGTGGTGATTATTGGCGGCGGCGACTGCGGCACCTTAAAAGAAGTGCTGCGTCACCCAGGCGTTGAAAAAGTCACTCAGATCGATATTGATGAAGAAGTTACCAAAGCCTCAGAGCGCTTCTTCCCAAGCCTAGTTGAAGCCAATAGCGACCCGCGGGCCGAGCTGCTGTTCGCCGATGGCGTGAAGTGGGTCGACGATGCACCGGATGAGAGCATCGACGTGCTGATTATCGACTCCACCGACCCGGTTGGCCCCGCCGAAGGGCTGTTTAAAACCGATTTCTTAACGCGCTGCCATCGTATTTTGAAAAGCGGCGGCGTCATGGTGCAGCAGAGCGAGTCGCCGCTTTATCACAGCGGATCGATCATTCGCGAACTGCGCCACGATATGCAGGAAGCTGGCTTTGACAGCGTTGCTACGCTGCCCTTCCCACAGCCGGTTTATCCCTCAGGCTGGTGGAGCGTCACGCTGGCCGGTAAATCTATCGACGTTAATGCATTCCGCGAACAGGCAGCGGCAGAGCATAATCTACCGCTTGAGTATTACAGCATTGAGGCCCATCGTGGTGCGTTAGCGCTGCCGCCATTTATGCGTAAAGCATTCGCGTAA
- the phnD gene encoding phosphate/phosphite/phosphonate ABC transporter substrate-binding protein, whose amino-acid sequence MATSLFCKRPLAMLTAASLLPLALLSTHAYAECERGDLDAIYCDENGDMVADLPADEAEWANPDTLIFAYTPVEDPAIYTDIWQPFIDHLAKVTERDVRFFAVQSNAAQVEAMRSGRLHIAGFSTGPTPFAVNLAGAVPFALMGSDDGQFGYTLQLFTHVDSDIHELADLKGKRVAHTSPTSNSGNLAPRALLPELGITPDEDYEVVYSGSHDQSMLGVVAKDYDAAPVASEVVDRMAARGLYDADDVRLIYESDRFPTTSYNYAYNLDPALVEKIEEAFFTFDFAGTELGEEFEGVEKFIPINYKDNWQVIRTIQAANNVSYTPENLEE is encoded by the coding sequence ATGGCAACTTCGCTTTTCTGCAAGCGCCCGCTTGCAATGCTGACAGCGGCATCCCTGCTTCCGCTAGCCCTGCTGTCTACCCACGCCTATGCGGAATGTGAGCGTGGTGATTTAGACGCCATTTATTGTGATGAAAATGGTGATATGGTCGCCGACCTACCCGCTGATGAGGCGGAATGGGCCAATCCAGATACGCTGATTTTTGCCTACACGCCGGTCGAAGATCCCGCGATCTATACCGATATCTGGCAGCCGTTCATTGATCATCTAGCGAAAGTCACCGAGCGCGACGTACGCTTTTTCGCGGTGCAGTCTAACGCTGCCCAGGTAGAGGCTATGCGCAGCGGCCGGCTACATATCGCGGGCTTCTCCACGGGCCCCACGCCTTTTGCAGTGAACCTTGCTGGCGCCGTTCCCTTCGCGTTGATGGGATCAGATGACGGGCAGTTTGGCTACACGTTACAGCTGTTTACGCACGTGGACTCCGATATTCACGAGCTGGCAGATCTAAAAGGCAAGCGCGTCGCCCACACATCACCAACGTCCAACTCGGGCAACTTAGCGCCCCGCGCACTGCTTCCTGAGCTCGGCATTACCCCGGATGAAGACTACGAAGTGGTCTATTCGGGAAGTCACGATCAGTCGATGCTCGGCGTTGTGGCGAAAGATTATGATGCCGCCCCCGTCGCCTCTGAAGTGGTTGACCGGATGGCCGCACGTGGCCTCTACGATGCCGACGACGTGCGCCTGATCTACGAGTCTGACCGCTTCCCCACCACCTCCTATAACTACGCTTATAACCTTGATCCCGCTTTAGTCGAAAAAATAGAAGAAGCCTTTTTCACCTTTGACTTTGCTGGCACCGAGCTTGGCGAAGAGTTTGAAGGCGTCGAGAAGTTTATTCCTATCAACTACAAAGATAACTGGCAGGTGATTCGTACCATCCAGGCAGCTAATAACGTGAGCTATACGCCCGAAAACCTGGAAGAGTAA
- a CDS encoding amino acid ABC transporter permease has protein sequence MIHNKDTIPQHPAPKGTIGPIAWLRGNLFNGPVNSIFTLLGLYVLYLLVVPTIQWAFIDADWVGSSREDCSRAGACWVFINARFSQFMYGLYPSSEYWRPNIVFAMFAAIIAWMVIPRLPFKRWVALLALLVFPVIAYVLLHGGYFDLPRVSTHRWGGLMLTLLLATVGMVGALPIGIVLALGRRSNMPIVKTFCVIFIEFWRGVPLITILFMASVMLPLFLPSEISVDRLVRALIGLTLFQSAYMAEVIRGGLQAIPKGQDEAAAALGMTYWKRMGLIVMPQALKMMIPGIVNTFISLFKDTTLVMIIGLFDLLGIVQAALSDSNWLGFSLEGYVFAAFVFWIFCFSMSRYSQYLERKLNTGHQR, from the coding sequence ATGATTCACAACAAAGACACCATCCCTCAGCATCCGGCGCCCAAAGGCACGATTGGCCCGATCGCCTGGCTGCGCGGCAACCTGTTCAATGGGCCCGTCAATAGCATCTTCACGCTCTTGGGGCTGTATGTGCTGTATCTATTGGTCGTCCCCACGATTCAATGGGCCTTTATTGATGCTGACTGGGTGGGTTCCAGCCGCGAAGACTGCTCTCGAGCAGGCGCTTGCTGGGTATTCATTAACGCGCGTTTTTCACAGTTCATGTACGGCCTATACCCCAGCAGCGAGTACTGGCGGCCCAATATTGTGTTTGCCATGTTTGCGGCCATTATTGCCTGGATGGTCATTCCACGCCTGCCGTTTAAACGTTGGGTGGCGCTATTGGCTCTGCTGGTATTCCCGGTGATCGCCTACGTGCTTCTACACGGCGGCTACTTTGACCTGCCGCGTGTTTCAACGCATCGCTGGGGCGGTCTGATGCTGACGCTGCTATTGGCCACCGTCGGCATGGTAGGGGCACTGCCTATTGGCATTGTATTAGCGCTCGGGCGACGCTCGAACATGCCTATCGTCAAAACGTTCTGCGTGATTTTTATCGAGTTTTGGCGCGGTGTCCCACTCATCACCATTTTGTTTATGGCCTCGGTGATGCTGCCCCTGTTCCTACCTTCCGAAATCAGCGTGGATCGCCTTGTGCGTGCCCTGATCGGCTTAACGCTGTTCCAGAGTGCCTATATGGCGGAAGTTATTCGCGGCGGCCTACAGGCCATCCCTAAAGGCCAGGACGAGGCCGCAGCGGCGTTAGGTATGACCTATTGGAAACGTATGGGCCTGATCGTCATGCCTCAGGCGTTAAAAATGATGATCCCCGGCATCGTTAATACGTTTATCTCACTGTTTAAAGACACCACTTTGGTCATGATCATCGGGTTGTTTGACCTGCTGGGCATCGTGCAAGCGGCGCTTTCCGACTCGAACTGGCTGGGCTTCTCGCTTGAGGGCTATGTCTTTGCCGCATTCGTGTTCTGGATTTTCTGTTTCAGCATGTCGCGCTATAGCCAGTACTTAGAGCGCAAGCTCAATACCGGCCATCAGCGCTAA
- a CDS encoding histidine phosphatase family protein, with amino-acid sequence MSNTLQSLSDHWRNRYLLMRHGHSQANQQGLIISSPERGVADFGLSEHGEQQLAQVMIDWQWPRPTRVIHSDFLRTTQTAARVAAAFGLALSVDTRLRERHFGELDGQEDEHYPRIWALDAQDAEHQQHQVEAVSSVAGRMQAVIREWEQKVSGETILLVSHGDPLQILLTALAEKPLSQHRQQTPLMPASITPLGAQK; translated from the coding sequence ATGTCAAATACTTTACAGTCACTCTCAGACCATTGGCGTAACCGCTATTTATTAATGCGTCACGGCCATAGCCAAGCGAATCAGCAAGGGCTGATCATTAGTTCGCCTGAGCGCGGGGTCGCCGATTTTGGCCTTTCCGAACATGGCGAGCAGCAGCTTGCCCAGGTGATGATCGACTGGCAGTGGCCTAGGCCCACGCGCGTTATTCATTCTGATTTCCTACGCACTACCCAGACCGCTGCTCGCGTGGCCGCTGCGTTTGGACTAGCCCTCAGCGTGGATACGCGTTTAAGAGAACGCCATTTCGGCGAGTTAGACGGGCAGGAGGATGAACATTATCCCCGCATATGGGCATTAGATGCTCAGGATGCCGAGCATCAACAACACCAGGTTGAAGCCGTTAGCAGCGTTGCCGGGCGTATGCAGGCGGTAATCCGTGAGTGGGAGCAAAAGGTCAGCGGAGAAACGATCTTGCTGGTTAGCCACGGTGATCCGTTGCAAATCCTTTTGACCGCCCTGGCTGAAAAGCCACTGAGCCAGCATCGCCAGCAAACGCCGTTGATGCCAGCCAGTATTACGCCGCTAGGCGCGCAGAAGTAA
- the hemE gene encoding uroporphyrinogen decarboxylase — translation MTTTPLKNDRFLRALARQPVDRTPVWMMRQAGRYLPEYRARRADAGSFMDLCRNQDLACEVTLQPLERYPLDAAILFSDILTIPDAMGLGLYFETGEGPKFRKTVRTQADVDALSVPDAERDLDYVMRAVSTIRHELNGRMPLIGFSGSPWTLATYMVEGSSSKDFRHLKTMLYDTPDTLHQLLDTLAQSVTDYLNAQIRAGAQAVQIFDTWGGALSTPAYLEFSLRYMKQIVAGLIREHDGRRVPVILFTKNGGQWLEHIADAGADALGIDWSTELSDARARVGHKVALQGNLDPNVLFARPSAIRKEVARVLESYGHGPGHVFNLGHGISQFTQPDNVTAFMEALHELSPQYHQDISSPSNVTHPGAN, via the coding sequence ATGACGACTACACCGTTGAAAAATGATCGTTTTCTTCGCGCGCTGGCGCGTCAGCCCGTGGATCGCACGCCGGTATGGATGATGCGTCAGGCTGGCCGCTATCTGCCAGAATATCGCGCCAGACGGGCCGATGCAGGTAGTTTTATGGACCTGTGCCGCAATCAAGACCTGGCCTGCGAAGTAACGCTCCAGCCGCTGGAACGCTATCCATTGGATGCGGCTATCCTGTTTTCGGATATTTTAACCATTCCGGATGCGATGGGGCTTGGCCTGTACTTTGAAACTGGCGAAGGCCCTAAATTTCGTAAAACAGTACGCACGCAGGCAGACGTTGACGCGCTGAGCGTGCCCGATGCCGAGCGCGACCTGGATTACGTGATGCGCGCGGTGTCGACTATTCGCCACGAGCTGAACGGGCGCATGCCGCTGATCGGGTTCTCTGGCAGCCCCTGGACACTGGCGACTTACATGGTGGAAGGCAGCTCTAGCAAAGACTTCCGCCACTTGAAAACCATGCTCTATGACACGCCAGACACTCTGCACCAGTTGCTGGATACGCTGGCGCAGTCGGTGACCGACTATCTGAATGCGCAGATTCGCGCGGGTGCCCAGGCGGTGCAGATTTTTGATACCTGGGGCGGCGCGCTTTCAACACCTGCCTACCTTGAGTTTTCGCTGCGCTATATGAAGCAGATCGTGGCGGGCCTGATCCGCGAGCACGACGGGCGCCGCGTGCCGGTGATTCTGTTCACCAAAAACGGCGGCCAGTGGCTAGAGCACATCGCCGACGCCGGTGCCGATGCGCTGGGTATCGACTGGTCCACCGAGCTTTCCGATGCGCGCGCGCGCGTTGGTCATAAAGTGGCGCTGCAGGGCAACCTGGACCCCAACGTGCTGTTTGCCCGCCCCTCGGCAATCCGTAAAGAGGTTGCTCGCGTGCTGGAAAGCTACGGCCACGGCCCTGGCCACGTGTTTAACCTGGGCCACGGCATCAGCCAATTTACGCAACCGGACAACGTCACCGCCTTCATGGAGGCGCTGCACGAGCTAAGCCCACAGTATCACCAGGATATCTCGAGCCCATCCAACGTCACGCACCCAGGAGCCAATTGA